A genome region from Passer domesticus isolate bPasDom1 chromosome 25, bPasDom1.hap1, whole genome shotgun sequence includes the following:
- the NFYA gene encoding nuclear transcription factor Y subunit alpha isoform X9: protein MEQYTANSSSSTEQIVVQAGQIQQQQGGVTAVQLQTEAQVASASGQQVQTLQVVQGQPLMVQVSGGQLITSTGQPIMVQAVPGGQGQTIMQVPVSGTQGLQQTQQQIAVQGQQVAQAAEGQTIVYQPVNADGTILQQVTVPVTGMITIPAASLAGAQIVQTGANTNTTSSGQGTVTVTLPVAGNVVNSGGMVMMVPGAGSVPAIQRIPLPGAEMLEEEPLYVNAKQYHRILKRRQARAKLEAEGKIPKERRKYLHESRHRHAMARKRGEGGRFFSPKEKDSPHMQDPSQSNEEAMTQMIRVS from the exons ATGGAGCAGTAcactgccaacagcagcagctccacggAGCAGATCGTGGTGCAGGCAGGGCAGATCCAGCAGCAG cagggaggtgtcACAGCTGTCCAGCTGCAGACTGAGGCCCAGGTGGCATCGGCCTCAGGCCAGCAAGTCCAGACCCTCCAGGTA GTGCAGGGGCAGCCGCTGATGGTGCAGGTGAGCGGGGGGCAGCTCATCACCTCCACGGGCCAGCCCATCATGGTGCAGGCCGTGCCCGGGGGCCAGGGCCAGACCATCATGCAGGTGCCCGTGTCCGGCacgcaggggctgcagcag ACCCAGCAGCAGATTGCAGTGCAAGGCCAGCAGGTTGCCCAGGCTGCTGAGGGCCAGACCATCGTGTACCAGCCCGTGAATGCTGATGGCACCATCCTGCAGCAAG TTACAGTCCCTGTTACAGGCATGATCACCattcctgcagccagcctggctggagcCCAGATTGTCCAAACAGGAGCCAACACCAACACCACCAGCAGTGGCCAGGGGACGGTCACAGTGACACTGCCAGTGGCTGGGAACGTGGTCAATTCAGGGGGAATGGTCATG AtggtgcctggagctggctcagtcCCAGCCATCCAGAGGATCCCTTTGCCTGGAGCAGAGATGCTGGAAGAGGAGCCCCTCTATGTCAATGCCAAGCAGTACCACCGCATCCTGAAGAGGAGGCAGGCACGGGCCAAGCTGGAAGCAGAGGGGAAAATCCCCAAGGAGAGAAGG AAATACCTGCACGAGTCCCGGCACCGGCACGCCATGGCCAGGAAACGGGGAGAGGGGGGTCGCTTCTTCTCCCCCAAGGAAAAGGACAGCCCTCACATGCAG GATCCATCTCAAAGCAACGAAGAAGCAATGACACAGATGATCAGGGTCTCCTAA